The following is a genomic window from Nicotiana tabacum cultivar K326 chromosome 3, ASM71507v2, whole genome shotgun sequence.
CATGAAAGACAATTGATAACTAATCTATACAAGATTTACAATTTGTAGAGAGTTACCAAAAAAGGAGCCCGAGGAAGAATATTACTCAGTCATAAACGATAGCTGAAATTATTTCATACCATTGACGTAAAGTCAGCATGGCTATTTGAAGTAAAGAATGTGTAGTTGAACTCCCCATTCTCAAATGTAGATCTCATCCACCAAAACTAAAGAGAATCCACAGTATTgcatcacaaaatctggaaattaATTATATATGTCTAAAACGTTTAAATGAGGAAAAAAATCAACTCGGGAATTTTTTTGACAACCCCAAGAAATCTATATGTTTTAGCCACTTCTGTTATGAGGCCAATCTGAAGCTTCCACCACTTTTAGCTACTTTTCTTATGAGGCTACCATCTCAAGATTCCAccaactattttttcttttctacttctcAATTGGAATTTAAGGCCAGGGGAAAACTAAATGCAAAAGATGTTGACAACATGAAAATGTGGACAACATTGTGGAAGAATAATAGCATAAACAAAGTTGTTATTGTAAAATCTTGTTACTGCTCGAGGCAACTGTGGATGAGATTAACGAAATTTCGTTGTTAGTGTCACCAATAGTCCAGTAATAATGGTACAGAAAGCAAATTAACAATTTCGTATGGATGAAACCAAATAGACCTATTACCAAGTGTGGTTTGTATTCCAGCGGCTACAAAGTAAAAAATTCTCTtggtaaaaagaaaaattaaaatcatGTATACATTAGTTAACTGACAATTGGTATTACATGAGAAATGCATAGTGTAGCAGTCAAAAGGTTTACAACAAGGTAGTAAATGAAATTCACTTCAAAGGATCACAAATTAGCAAGATGAATAataaattgaatacaatgtatgaCTGCGAAAGAACATTAACGTATTAGCTACTCGTATTATTATCAGCCAACTACTTAAAATGTTTCAAGGACAACAATATGATTTCAATAATCTGTCAATTATGAAAGTGTAAGTTTATTATCTTAGAGGAAACGTCTACATTTAATCCTTCAGCTTACTAAATAAAGGTATACCTGATCAGTTAATATAAGAAAAACAATATGGTTTCAACAATCTGTAAGTTGTGGATGGATAACTATGAAATGACACTCCTATGCCTAGGTATTTGCAACAAAATAAAGTCATATTCTTGAGATAATAGTACCTAATATTTAATTTGTATTATGTAAGTAATTTGTGAGCTGAAGTATTTTAATGAACTGTTTCTGGTATTATTAGCATTGTGGGGGGTGTATTCAACAAATAGACAATCTATCATATGTCTCGCAATTAAGAATGCTTCCATTTACTCttttgtttgaaatagtataTGTAATCTGATTTTaatgtgattttattttgtttattgtaATTCATAATTTGGATTTTAAAAAGGCTTCTTAAGATACAAATAGTAACTTCTTAGAACGTGATAGATCTCATATATCATATCTCGGAAGATAAGTTTTAAGCTAGAAGTAATTAGAGGTACTTAATGACATGCTTATCATCATATCTGACCACTACAAATATCTGTTTTATTAGAGTGCGGCCTTGGAGAATGAACATTGAATGAATGAAATAATTACCATCAAATTGGTCATGCCTTCTGAATTCTTGTTTTTTAATTTCTTAAGATGTAAGAAGTTTAAGCAAATTCCTAACACGACGACTGCAAAGTGCACTGTAAATATATCCTTCTGGACAAATAAAGGACTATACATGAAGAAGTAAATAATCCAAagaagaaatttcaaagtttggTACCACAATTTTTGTCTGAAGAACCACATATCAGACAGACATGAATGGTAAATGGAATATCTACTTTCATAGATTATCTCAAACATTTAGTTCCTCACATAGCCAGTGTGAGAGAAACGATGACACTTGTGATTACCTAAGTTGATggatctctttcttttctttcaattaAACAATAGTAACTATTGCAATTATATTTGAACCAGTAGAATAAGAAATAACACGGTAGTTAGAAGATTACTCTTTCGTCTCGGACAACAGCAATCTGGAATCGCGTCTTTCCATCTTTACTTTGCCTTGGTCGAGGCTTCTCAATGAGTTGTACCTTTGACGTCCACTCTTTTGTTTGTGGAGTGATCATATCAATGGTTAATCTATGCTCCATGTATTATGTAGACTCTACATTAGGGAAAAAAAGAAGACATCATCAGTATATATCAAAAGATAAAAAATAGCCACGCACAAATAATAAAATGGAtgaaattttatatttaataattatatgCAATGATAATTAGTACAAGAAGTTGGCATTGTTAGTTAAAAAGCTTATTCATGGCTAATTGGCTTGTCCCTGTATACCTAATGACTGTAGAACCTAACAAATTATTTTTTCTCATGTAAAGTTCAGTTGCAGTAAATTCTCAAGTTTTGCaaacatttatattttataaaatatagagGTACATTTGTTTAACAATATTTCTATCATCTTTTAGATTGTGAAATAATTACATATAGGAACAGTTCTCCACCAGTGTATTAAGTGATGCCATCGACTGTCCAAGTATTGCCCTTTAGCTCCAGCAGTATGTACCAAATTTTCATGCAAAAATGCCTCTGCACGACCATCATAGCCAATGCCACAGCCCCGTATAGATTCATCTTTGTTGGAGCAGTCATGTGCGAAAAGAGCATCAACTATCGTTTCATCGCTTGAGCGAATACAAGCTGATTGCTACCAACCGGATTGCACATCATCAGTATTCTTCGTGagttgtttccttttttttttctaggaTACTATCTGTTCTTGTCGCAATATCCTCATAAAGTAGCTTTTTCGATGATTTCTTTGTAGACAATGTTATCCGTGTAGTGATCATCCTCCCTACCTGGTATAGTGGGTCGGATTAGCACTTTCACACAGTTCGAACTCTTTGCTCTAGACAAAGCAACATAAAGTTGACCGTGCGAAAACACAAGTTCTCGCAAACAAACTCCAACAAAATCTAATGTCTGACCTTGCGCTTTATTTATAGTCATTGCAAAGTACAGTCTTACAGGAAATTGTGTCCTTTTAAACGGAATAGGCATTTTTTCATCTTGGGATGCTAATAATGGTATCCTAGGGACAAACACATGTGTATTTTTCAAGTGACCAACTGAAATATTGGCGCTAATGACATGCGATTTAAAATCACAGCAAGTCAAACGTGTTCCATTACATAAATCATCACACGGATTTAAATTTCATAGTAATATAATTGGGCAGTTTTGTTTCAATATAAATATGTAAGGAGGCAGACCAGGTGGATTTAAACTGTGCAACAGATCCTCAAATTGTGATTTTTATCATGAGGTTTAATAGTTTCATCAATACCAATAAAAGTTTTTGATTCTTCTGGGAAGCGAGCAACAAGCATGTCGTTGATATCGTCGACGGAATCATTCTTAGTTGTTAAGATAACACGGGAACTTGTATAGGATGAGGAGGAAAAAATTGTATGCACGTCTGGATAAGTTATCGCGAATAATTTATCCAAAGATTCCTTTTCGGTTGTATAAGGAATGATCAAAGAAGTTGGAATTTCAATCTTgtttgttgagtttattttttcTTCTCCGTTTCCTACTCACaacaaaaaattacaaaatgaagGGTCATCTTTCGCTCTCATATTTTCGAATAATCGCAGCCTTTCAAGTTCTTCCCAAATATGAGAATATAGTAAACTTTCGTTAATGAAATCTTCCTTTTTTCCGTTCCGAACTACTGGCAATGTCTTCCTGAAGTCACCTCCGAAAACTACAACTTTTCCACCGAATAGTATCGTTGAATCCATTAAGTCCTTTAAAAGTAAATCAAGCAGTTCGATCGTTCTCTTTTTTGCCATAGACACTTCATCCCATATAATTAATTTTGCATCCTGAATCAAACAGGCAAGTGAGCTTTGTTTGCTGATGTTGCAGGTCACATTTTCATTAGTATTTATAGGAATTTTAAAATGTGAATGTGCAGTTCGTCCACCAGGAAGTATAGATGCAGCTACACCGGAAGTGGCAGTTGCCAATACTATATACCTTTTAGATCGTACAGTTGCCAACAATGCACGATATAAAAAGGTTTTCCCTGTTCCTCCAGGTCCGTCAATGAAGAATGCCGCAGCTTTGTTTGAAAAAATTCTCTCTATAATTATATTATATGCTTTAAGCTGATCTTTATTCAACTTTTTGTGTAATAGTATATCCTCATTAGTAACCGCGATAGTCCTTTCAAAGTGTACCTTCTTTGCCTCTTTTGCCGCTACAGAAGGCCTTATTGTTTTAAGAATGAGTTGATATTCATTTATGTCAccacccatagagtgtaatatgTCGTTAATATGGTTTAAAACTCGGTATCGAATATCGTTTTTCTGAATATTGGGTACCAACGTATAATCCTCAGACATGTGCTCTTCAAATTATTCCCAGGGTTGTCTTGGATTAGTAGGATTACAATAAATCAGTAATGTAGCAAATAAACGTCGCAAACTGTATGGCATCTGGTAACTTGCTGCTTCTGACATGCATTCAAGCAAACTATTGTCGCTTTGTAGCAATCCTTGTTTTCCACTGATTCTCTAAAGGTGCTACAACGTTCTCCATTAACAGTTAGCAAATCATTATATGATTTTGGTCCTCTAATAGTCATTAATAGCATTCTAAGATAATATCGTTCACCTTCTGTTGGATGACATGTTACAACACGACCAATAATATATCATTGTTTCCGAGGTGTCCACATCCTCTCTATTGCAAACCAAAAAAAATGTCGAGGGAATTCTCGGTATAATAGATTGAGCTTCATAGCCTCTGCATTTGTTCTATTCATTTCAAAAAATTGTGTTAACATCGTCTGGTTAATCAACGAATTATTTACAAGTGTATCTACATTTGCGCTACTTCTGAATGAAACAAATTGTTGTCCTTTAAGATGAAGTTGAAGAGAGCATACAGTCGGTGATATTTCACTAATGGAGAAACCGTACAAGCGCCACATAGCTTCGGGAGGCGACACCCATCTAGCAGACTGGTATTCCATTATTTCATCTACTTCTGTGTTGGTATCATTATTATGTACTGAAAATGCAATCTTGTCATGACCTTTACATATATACTTATAGAGATACTTAACGACCTTAATATCAGAGCATATCTCGACATTCACATGGCAGTCAAATTTTCCCAGCAAAAAAGGATTATATGGAACAACCCATGAGTTATCCAAGTATTGTTCTCTTATTTTTACCACTAGTCCTGTATTGCATCTTCTATAAATTGGGTAAGATTCTACTCCTTTTGATGTCCGGTCTGCAAAGCTTTTTGGATATTTGAATTTACAGTAGCCTTTTTTCTTCATACAAGAGTTTGTTGGGTTTAGATTACCGCATGGACCATGCATCATGTGTTTAAGAACAAGCGAATATAAATCTGGTTATGCATTTTCATCAGGTATTTCAGCACGAATAATATTATCATAAGCCTctggaggtaagtaacttgtattcattagttaatattataagaaAATGAGCGTGTGGTAAACCTCGCTTTTGGAACTCTATAGTATACATAAAAGCTGCTACCTTTCCAAAGATATTTCGCTTTAGTATATCATTTTTGAATTCTTCTATTTTCGCTCTAAATACACGGCTAATCAAATCAGGCCTATTATGTGCCTCATCAGTTGAGATTAAATGTCCCTTTATTTCCATCCAAGAGGGATTACATGTCATAGTTATAAATAAATCAGGTTTACCGAAATGCTGCACGAGCGCAATAGCATCCATGTACCATTGTCGCATATCCCACGGCCCTCTAATAaaagagcaacaacaacaacaataacccagtataatcccacaagtggggtctggggaggctAATAAGAGCTTGGAAGAAAATTTTGTTTCCCGATATTAGAAGCATCGCGTTCACCTAATCGCAAGATGTCAAGAAGTCCTTGCAGCATAGCCATCCTGGATAAATCTTGATTGAACGCTGCGAAATCCAACCTTTGTGTTTCGAGTTTAATGTATTCATCAACTGAATACTGCTGAAATATTCTTCTGGTATGCAATATTTCATCTTCATTGGCATTTCTCATTTGTAATTTGTAACAATAATACTCACGAAAAGAAACTGTATCTCTTTGTCGCTGCCCTTTTTTAAGAAGTTCAGCTTCCATTTCAAGATATTCGTCAAGTGACGTAACATTTCTTATACTTGGTACCTCTTCGTGATGCACAATTCGTAAGAATGCAGGACAATTTGCTGGGAGCTTCTTAATACCACAATACCATCCACTTTGCCCTAGCAGAAATAATAGCGGATATTGCAATGCATCATACAACCATAATAGTAATTCACTATTTGTGTTCGATCAGTGCGAGGGTAAATTTGAATATGTGGTGCGTTAAAGGCTGCACTATCATTTTCCTCGGTCCATATTGCTGCAATTTCATATGAAGTCGGCAAATTATATACTCTCTGGTCCAAATTTAAGTCGCATTTGAGGGCTATGTGGAAATCTTGAAAGTTCGGTATATGTACCAAGGACCGTAAAAACACAGAGTATGGATTTATTGATAATATATCCATCAATTCTTTCACTACTGATTCGTGGATTCTGGCGGAACATGCCATCCTGTGTGCCAGCTCATTGCAGTTATCGTAAAAGTACAGCTGTATATTTCTTGTTTGTCATCTGTAGGGTGCAAATTATTTATCCGATGGTACATCTTCCCTTGAACTCTGAAGGTGTAGATACCAGAATTTCTTTTTGCTAAATCTTTGTCATACTTTACACCAAGTGATGTGAACGCAAAAAGATTATTATACGTTCTAATGTACGTTCGGAAGTGTTTGGACTCCACAATGTTTCCAAGAAATAAATTACGCAGTTTGGTAGGCATTTGATGAGAAGTTAACTTTATTGTCCCACTGCCACAGCAAAATGTAGGCGGTTCATACTGAAATCTCTTTGCTGAGCAAAATTTGCAGATTGGAACTTTCTTAAGTGGAACATAGTTTGAACGCAGCTGACCGATAATTGGACAAGACTTTGTAGTGGATGTACGACCTATATATTGGAAATAGACCGTTAAAATTAAGGTGAACCAGAGGAAACAATTAGTGTTTCAGCAGACAGAAAACCAAACAAACCTCTAGGCGTAACTACTTCGGAGTCTTTGTTACGTAGTTCCCCGGGTACTGCTGACGTTGAACCTAAGACCAAGTTGGGTGGTCCTTAGATGGCCCAAAATGATGGCAAGTAGTGTAAAAGTAAGCGTAGAAGGCGGCATACTCACCTTTTTCATAGGTAGAAAGTGGACGCAATACATCTATTTCGTTACCCATAGCAGAAGGCAGAGGATGATTCTTACACGTATTAAAAGCTACATCGAAGAGAAAGCGTAGAGGAAGTTAACTATTTAAAATGAGAGATAACGCTGCGAGACAAGGTCAAAGCGATTCTGTACGGAGAATCGTATGTTCTAACCTGGATGCAGAATGTAAGAAGTGTTCGTAGAGCATTCAGGTGGATCCATTATTCCAGTCAAGCGATCCACAGTTATTTTCTCAAGAGGTGTGCGTGTCTTTGACTCTTGGTATTTAAGTCGGCGTTGTAGCAGCAACTTCTATTTTTTCTCTACTGACATGGCTTTATATTTTTCACGTCGGTTGACATTCCTATCCGTTTCTGATAGGGGGCATTTGTTTTTTTGTGTATGATCCATCAGAACCATAGTACCTACTCTTAAATGATACTGCGCAAACTATCATAGCCTTTTAACATTGTATTAATTTTTATCACCGACATGCATATCACACGACAGGAAGTGACAAAATTAAGGCTATCTTTGAGCAGATACAGTTAACCCAAGGAATAAAATATGGGAGGCGATTCATAATGTCATtgtatgttttaaaaaaaaaggtacGCTTTGACTATTAGTTTTTGCATAAGTGACATTAGAGTCAGCTGAATACCTCTGAGCTTTCTGATCAATTTTTGTACATATAGGGAGAACAATTACGATAATATTTTAGGTTTTTTTTCTTCGTATTATAACATCCGCTCAAAGGTACTTTTCCAAAGGTAAAGCTTCGCTAAATAAGCGGGAAAATCTAATCAAAACATGACCCGaagtgaaataaaaaaaatagacacCGTGAGACCACACCATAAATGAAAAAGCGAATATGTCAAGCCAAACTTTTGTTACGCACATAAATCAGttaacaaacaaaaaataaacaaaataattgtACAAAAGAAAATGGTGGACAACAGCAACTACTAAAAGAAGATACTTGGTTACCTTACGGTGCTGAACTTCTTCTGCAAGTGTGTTGGTTGTACTGAACGTAAGAGAAACGTCAACAattctacaaaaataaaaagcaaTTTCAGTCATGGTCAACATACAGAACATGTTGGGCATCGAAGATACTCTTAAAAATAATTCTGTACGGAAATTGTAACATCACTGTCTCAAATGTAATGGTACAACGAAGAAAAAAGGTTGTTGGTGTGTGCTACTGGGTTATTCCATTAGTTTATGATGTGGACTGATTGACCGATCAAAGTAA
Proteins encoded in this region:
- the LOC142176780 gene encoding uncharacterized protein LOC142176780 encodes the protein MGGDINEYQLILKTIRPSVAAKEAKKVHFERTIAVTNEDILLHKKLNKDQLKAYNIIIERIFSNKAAAFFIDGPGGTGKTFLYRALLATVRSKRYIVLATATSGVAASILPGGRTAHSHFKIPINTNENVTCNISKQSSLACLIQDAKLIIWDEVSMAKKRTIELLDLLLKDLMDSTILFGGKVVVFGGDFRKTLPVVRNGKKEDFINESLLYSHIWEELERLRLFENMRAKDDPSFCNFLL
- the LOC142176782 gene encoding uncharacterized protein LOC142176782, which codes for MDAIALVQHFGKPDLFITMTCNPSWMEIKGHLISTDEAHNRPDLISRVFRAKIEEFKNDILKRNIFGKVAAFMYTIEFQKRDLYSLVLKHMMHGPCGNLNPTNSCMKKKGYCKFKYPKSFADRTSKGVESYPIYRRCNTGLVVKIREQYLDNSWVVPYNPFLLGKFDCHVNVEICSDIKVVKYLYKYICKGHDKIAFSVHNNDTNTEVDEIMEYQSARWVSPPEAMWRLYGFSISEISPTVCSLQLHLKGQQFVSFRSSANVDTLVNNSLINQTIGPKSYNDLLTVNGERCSTFRESVENKDCYKATIVCLNACQKQQVTRCHTVCDVYLLHY